A window of the Anoplopoma fimbria isolate UVic2021 breed Golden Eagle Sablefish chromosome 17, Afim_UVic_2022, whole genome shotgun sequence genome harbors these coding sequences:
- the LOC129105484 gene encoding von Willebrand factor A domain-containing protein 1-like: protein MKGFSLGICVLWAMLQRSNMQIALPATALNCCEGDILLLLDSSGSVANYEFLHLLLFATELLRPFSLGRGHVRVGLLQVGTNPNLEFSLDVHNNQETLQKALQNVTQLQGDTNTVAALKVAQELLTETDKDVPKILLWLTDGVQPGDVNKLMSELKAQGVSVLAVTTVHGNYQVLQRAVTPPVQSHLYSVDIENIEIITEDLREAIIEIIRAERLRVVDLTSHSAVLQWRPVLTIESGYYELWYNSMLKMDNEIRRILPGGSSWVELTNLQPDTTYTATLRPESNQRLFNTLSVNFTTLPDVLSPTVVSVSDSGPRQIRVSWGPLQLARVQRYTVEYGAIPSGDVHTVTFNSQQNSTVLTGLEPDTQYLVTVSALHVNGKERAMTVRACTQEAPLPALDDLQLTPVERQEVQVAWQAHQEGLKGYWLSWETENSHSIKPSMSSVYLPPTSRSTRLTHLAPNSRVCVSPVYSSGRGDGLCCTAERHTGWLS, encoded by the exons ATGAAGGGTTTTTCACTCGGCATCTGTGTCCTCTGGGCGATGTTGCAGCGGAGCAACATGCAAATTGCTTTACCTGCCACAG CGTTAAACTGCTGTGAAGGGGATATTCTCCTTCTGCTGGACTCTTCAGGAAGCGTAGCAAACTACGAGTTCTTACACCTGTTGCTCTTCGCTACCGAGCTGCTTCGCCCCTTCTCATTGGGCCGTGGGCATGTAAGAGTCGGGCTGCTGCAGGTGGGCACAAACCCTAACCTGGAGTTCAGCCTGGATGTCCACAACAATCAGGAAACTCTGCAGAAAGCTCTGCAGAATGTCACCCAGCTGCAGGGCGACACCAACACAGTGGCGGCGCTTAAGGTGGCCCAGGAGCTTCTGACAGAGACGGACAAGGACGTGCCAAAGATACTGCTGTGGCTGACTGATGGTGTGCAGCCTGGAGACGTGAACAAGCTGATGTCTGAGCTGAAGGCGCAGGGAGTTTCTGTTTTAGCTGTTACTACAGTACATGGCAACTACCAGGTGTTACAACGTGCAGTGACACCTCCAGTGCAGTCTCATCTCTACTCTGTGGACATAGAGAACATAGAAATCATCACAGAGGACCTGAGGGAGGCCATTATcg AAATTATTCGTGCAGAGCGGCTGCGCGTGGTTGACTTGACTTCCCATAGTGCTGTGCTGCAGTGGCGTCCTGTTCTGACCATAGAGAGCGGTTACTATGAGCTCTGGTACAACTCTATGTTGAAAATGGACAATGAAATTAGACGCATTCTGCCAGGTGGCTCTAGTTGGGTGGAGCTGACCAACCTGCAGCCTGACACCACCTACACAGCCACCCTACGTCCAGAGTCCAACCAGAGGCTGTTTAACACACTCTCTGTTAACTTCACCACACTTCCTG ATGTTCTCAGCCCGACAGTGGTCTCCGTGTCAGACTCTGGCCCTCGTCAGATCCGTGTGAGCTGGGGTCCACTGCAGCTGGCTCGAGTCCAGAGATATACGGTGGAGTATGGAGCTATTCCAAGCGGAGACGTCCACACCGTGACATTCAACAGCCAGCAGAACTCTACGGTTCTGACCGGCCTGGAGCCGGACACTCAGTACCTGGTCACAGTCAGCGCTCTGCATGTGAATGGAAAAGAAAGAGCCATGACTGTCAGGGCATGCACTCAAGAGG CACCTCTGCCAGCCCTGGACGACCTTCAGTTGACCCCGGTGGAGCGTCAGGAGGttcaggtagcgtggcaggccCACCAGGAAGGTTTGAAAGGCTACTGGCTGAGCTGGGAGACAGAAAACTCCCACAGCATAAAGCCATCCATGTCCTCCGTCTACCTGCCTCCCACCTCTCGTTCAACACGTCTCACGCACCTTGCACCAAACAGtcgagtgtgtgtgtccccGGTCTACAGCTCCGGCCGAGGAGACGGGTTGTGCTGCACTGCAGAGAGGCACACAGGTTGGCTGAGCTga
- the LOC129105469 gene encoding olfactory receptor class A-like protein 4, whose product MLVGMGLRVSVSPVQTAFYIILVLLGVLGNSAVVGVIGKGVLTDHAGGRNSDIIIINMALSNLLVSLMRNIPLVISDIGLELYSSKEWCQVLMGVWVWLRSVNVWSTLFLSAFHLQTLRRVAPNSGSRNGPRVLPKTLLLSLALIWLLNFVYSIPAHIFSTNGDVNSTETLMLVSSTTRPLLGCVWNFPSSYSGLAYATTSMVIHETIPIILMAFTNLGSLYTLYTHSRVRRSAKDAPVIKRVPAERRAAKVILTLIMLFIASWGTSIISVNYFNYNRGSSAEFLLVIARFANIIFIAMSPAVLAIGHRGLRSFLKSILSH is encoded by the exons ATGCTTGTGGGAATGGGACTTCGTGTCTCTGTGTCACCTGTGCAAACTGCTTTTTACATCATCCTGGTGCTTCTGGGCGTCCTGGGTAATTCCGCTGTTGTTGGGGTGATTGGTAAGGGAGTATTAACGGACCATGCTGGGGGACGTAACTcggacatcatcatcattaacatGGCACTGTCTAACCTGCTAGTGTCTCTGATGAGGAACATACCACTTGTCATCTCCGACATCGGACTCGAG CTGTACTCTTCGAAAGAGTGGTGTCAGGTCCTCATGGGTGTCTGGGTGTGGCTGCGATCGGTCAATGTTTGGTCAACGCTCTTCCTCAGTGCTTTCCACCTCCAGACGTTGAGGCGTGTGGCTCCTAACAGTGGGAGCCGTAACGGGCCCCGGGTCCTTCCTAAGACCCTACTGCTGAGTCTGGCCCTCATCTGGCTTCTCAACTTTGTTTACTCCATTCCTGCTCATATCTTTTCCACTAACGGGGACGTGAACAGCACAGAG acCCTGATGCTGGTGAGCAGCACAACGCGCCCCCTGCTGGGCTGTGTGTGGAACTTTCCCTCCAGCTACAGTGGTCTGGCCTATGCAACCACATCGATGGTGATCCATGAAACTATTCCCATAATCCTAATGGCCTTCACCAACCTGGGCTCCCTTTACACACTCTACACCCACAGCAGGGTGCGGAGGTCAGCGAAGGATGCACCGGTCATAAAACGGGTGCCTGCTGAGAGACGAGCAGCCAAG GTGATTCTCACTCTCATAATGCTCTTCATAGCATCGTGGGGAACCAGCATTATCTCTgtcaactatttcaactacaaCAGGGGCTCCTCAGCAGAGTTTCTTCTGGTCATTGCTCGTTTTGCCAACATCATCTTCATTGCAATGTCACCTGCTGTTCTGGCAATTGGCCACCGGGGGCTACGTTCTTTCCTCAAGTCTATCCTCTCTCACTGA